In Thermococcus sp., one DNA window encodes the following:
- a CDS encoding metallophosphoesterase, producing MPLSFGDLSLLLRTSLGRTLVFADPHIGFELSRGLRIRTGFEEELAFFVLEVNPDVLIILGDVKEPLGLSFRLREMLLRFFSQIRDVNVLIAKGNHDGRIEEVTENFPNVEVSDHFLIDGKLFLHGHRRLPPMDFEEAFLGHAHPAYTFRSGGVSKKVKVFARLGKFLVLPTVNPYVEGFDVREGVKLVPFLRGFREASLFLPEGLYIGTVNV from the coding sequence ATGCCCCTTTCTTTTGGAGACCTCTCCCTTCTTCTCAGGACTTCCCTCGGAAGGACGCTCGTTTTTGCCGACCCCCACATAGGTTTCGAGCTCTCCAGGGGTTTGAGGATTCGCACCGGGTTTGAGGAGGAGCTGGCTTTCTTCGTCCTCGAAGTTAACCCCGATGTTCTGATAATCCTTGGGGACGTTAAGGAGCCCCTCGGCCTGAGCTTCCGCCTGCGGGAGATGCTCCTCCGCTTCTTCAGCCAGATACGTGATGTGAACGTTCTCATAGCGAAGGGGAACCACGATGGAAGAATTGAAGAAGTGACGGAGAACTTCCCCAACGTTGAGGTCTCCGACCACTTCCTGATAGACGGCAAGCTCTTTCTTCACGGCCACAGGAGGCTACCCCCCATGGATTTCGAGGAGGCCTTCCTCGGGCATGCCCATCCGGCTTATACCTTCAGGAGCGGTGGCGTCTCCAAGAAGGTCAAGGTCTTCGCCAGGCTTGGGAAGTTCCTGGTTCTCCCGACTGTGAACCCCTACGTAGAGGGTTTTGACGTCAGGGAGGGTGTAAAGCTCGTCCCGTTCCTCCGGGGATTTAGAGAGGCAAGCCTCTTCCTCCCCGAAGGGCTCTACATTGGAACCGTCAACGTTTAA
- a CDS encoding NAD-binding protein → MAMKVIVVGAGRVGRRVAEHLSKRYEVTVVDIRGELIEELQYFLDVLGVEGDATLPETLEEAGVGEADYVIATTDNDNVNIIVCSLAKTLSNPKTIARVKNMDYLHVWGRGRKALGVDLMVCAVPLVARSIINVVDYPELRFLRNIYGNLYVGDAVSVPEDTWSVEVGGRKLIVGTIEEIKRSYHPRRPKNVLIMGGSETGVLLASMLSNKGYDVKLVEKDPQRALYASKKLESAMVIQGDVFDVSLWREEGLSEAEVAVASLGNDSDNLLAGLLAMKLGIERVFSVVHEAFFGDIFEKNGIFVVSPEVETADRIVLATKGEHVLGVVSGIPGVTVLAVEVNDALVGKGPKEVGAVLGPVIREGEIVIPTDEFRLRRGDVVILVVENERLGEIEI, encoded by the coding sequence ATGGCAATGAAGGTAATCGTCGTTGGTGCGGGTCGCGTTGGGAGGCGCGTTGCGGAGCACCTCTCAAAGAGATACGAGGTGACGGTCGTTGATATAAGGGGTGAACTTATTGAGGAGCTTCAGTACTTTCTCGATGTCCTCGGCGTTGAGGGCGACGCCACGCTCCCGGAGACGCTGGAGGAGGCGGGAGTTGGGGAAGCGGACTACGTTATAGCGACCACCGACAACGACAACGTTAACATCATAGTCTGCTCTCTTGCAAAAACCCTCTCGAACCCAAAGACGATAGCCCGCGTTAAGAACATGGACTACCTCCATGTATGGGGCAGGGGCAGGAAGGCCCTCGGCGTCGATCTTATGGTGTGTGCCGTTCCTCTTGTTGCGAGGAGCATAATAAACGTTGTCGACTACCCCGAGCTGAGATTTCTCAGGAACATCTACGGCAACCTCTACGTTGGCGATGCGGTTTCTGTTCCAGAGGACACGTGGAGTGTGGAAGTTGGTGGGAGAAAGCTTATAGTGGGCACCATCGAAGAGATAAAGCGCTCCTATCATCCTAGAAGGCCGAAGAACGTCCTGATCATGGGGGGAAGTGAAACGGGAGTTTTACTGGCCTCCATGCTGTCAAACAAGGGGTACGACGTCAAGCTCGTTGAAAAAGACCCCCAACGGGCACTTTACGCATCTAAAAAGCTGGAATCGGCAATGGTGATTCAGGGAGACGTCTTCGACGTTTCCCTCTGGAGGGAAGAGGGGCTGAGTGAAGCCGAAGTGGCCGTGGCTTCCCTAGGAAACGACAGCGATAACCTCCTTGCTGGACTTTTGGCTATGAAGCTTGGCATTGAAAGGGTTTTCTCTGTCGTTCACGAGGCGTTTTTTGGCGATATCTTTGAAAAGAACGGCATTTTTGTCGTCAGTCCAGAGGTTGAAACAGCGGACAGAATAGTCCTAGCCACGAAGGGCGAGCACGTCCTTGGTGTTGTCTCAGGGATACCCGGAGTCACCGTCTTGGCCGTTGAGGTTAATGATGCCTTAGTCGGTAAGGGGCCTAAGGAAGTTGGTGCTGTGCTCGGGCCCGTTATCAGGGAGGGTGAAATCGTAATCCCGACCGATGAGTTCCGCTTGAGAAGGGGGGACGTAGTCATCTTGGTCGTTGAAAACGAAAGGCTTGGGGAGATAGAAATATGA
- a CDS encoding TrkH family potassium uptake protein yields the protein MRMRSTLALLGEITTLLGLAFLPPLLLALKEGTPVGPFLIPLFLSLSIGLSLRLLDKNPEIGTREAFFLVSVAWLVVAILGALPYILFGKTSLANPVNALFESMSGFTTTGATVLDDFSGLPGSVLFWRQFTQWLGGMGIVVLAIAILPRLSVGGAELMSLEAPGPQLQKLTPHIRQTARIFWAIYLALTLLETTLLSLLHYLGMAPRMTPYMALLHSFTTMSTGGFSPLSASLGAFSPIVQWVVIIFMVLAGANFALYWYLLRGDWRIFRNEEFRAYILFLLAFSFLLVPMLIGQYGFSFLTALRQALFQVTSIVTTTGYATMDFARWVLPAQTVLFFAMFIGGSSGSTAGSIKVVRWVIGLKALRRELFQTFHPNALRPVKLGGKPVDEHSVRGALAFIVLYLLVFLLASLFVMFNGTTTGAQLSIADSMSAVAATLGNIGPGIGAVGPMANYLIFPPSTRLLMFFLMWLGRLEIVTVLVLFTRAYWKW from the coding sequence ATGAGGATGCGCTCTACACTTGCCCTTCTAGGTGAGATAACAACCCTCCTTGGCCTTGCCTTCCTTCCTCCACTTCTTCTGGCGCTGAAAGAGGGCACCCCGGTGGGGCCATTCCTCATTCCCCTCTTTTTGAGTCTATCTATTGGTCTCTCCCTCCGTCTTCTCGACAAAAATCCCGAAATAGGGACTAGGGAGGCCTTTTTCTTGGTCTCTGTCGCATGGTTGGTCGTTGCAATCTTGGGGGCCTTGCCCTACATCCTCTTCGGGAAAACTTCCCTCGCTAATCCGGTAAATGCGCTTTTTGAGAGCATGAGCGGTTTTACTACTACTGGTGCCACAGTCCTCGACGACTTCTCTGGCTTGCCCGGCTCGGTGCTTTTCTGGCGCCAGTTTACCCAGTGGCTCGGCGGAATGGGTATAGTGGTTCTGGCAATAGCAATACTTCCAAGGCTCAGTGTCGGCGGTGCCGAGCTCATGAGCCTTGAGGCTCCGGGCCCACAGCTCCAGAAGCTTACCCCCCACATAAGGCAGACCGCAAGAATATTCTGGGCCATCTACCTGGCCCTGACGCTCCTTGAAACCACCCTGCTGAGCCTCCTCCATTACCTGGGGATGGCCCCAAGGATGACCCCATACATGGCGCTCCTTCACTCCTTCACGACGATGAGCACCGGTGGGTTCTCCCCCCTCTCCGCCTCGTTGGGAGCTTTCTCTCCGATCGTCCAGTGGGTTGTTATAATCTTCATGGTGCTCGCTGGGGCGAACTTCGCCCTCTACTGGTATCTCCTTAGAGGGGACTGGAGGATCTTCAGAAACGAAGAGTTCAGGGCTTACATCCTCTTTCTCCTTGCATTCTCCTTCCTTCTCGTTCCGATGCTCATAGGACAGTATGGGTTCTCTTTCCTCACCGCCCTCAGGCAGGCCCTCTTTCAGGTAACGTCAATAGTAACCACCACAGGCTATGCTACAATGGACTTCGCCCGCTGGGTGCTACCTGCTCAGACGGTGCTCTTCTTCGCCATGTTCATTGGCGGTTCCAGTGGCTCCACTGCAGGTTCAATTAAGGTAGTCCGGTGGGTTATAGGGCTGAAAGCCCTCAGGAGGGAGCTTTTTCAGACCTTTCACCCAAATGCTTTAAGGCCGGTTAAACTTGGCGGGAAGCCCGTTGATGAGCACTCCGTCAGGGGTGCCCTAGCGTTTATAGTCCTTTACCTGCTGGTGTTCCTGCTCGCGTCGCTCTTCGTTATGTTCAACGGAACTACCACGGGGGCACAGCTCAGCATAGCCGATTCAATGAGCGCCGTTGCGGCGACCCTTGGAAACATAGGACCGGGCATCGGGGCCGTTGGGCCAATGGCCAACTACCTCATCTTTCCCCCTTCCACAAGACTGCTGATGTTCTTCCTTATGTGGCTCGGCAGGCTTGAGATAGTAACTGTTCTCGTTCTATTTACACGGGCCTACTGGAAGTGGTAA
- a CDS encoding transcriptional regulator, with product MSDVYERLEALLRSLGVKKTELRIYRLLLEKRRPMRVTEIVNELGISERSVREHVLSLYRKGILRRELVQQGWLGYTYSAVSPGELLEHIKATILKRINELEEELRGSGS from the coding sequence ATGAGCGACGTTTACGAGAGGCTTGAGGCCTTGCTCCGTTCCCTGGGGGTCAAAAAGACCGAGCTGAGGATATACCGCCTCCTCCTTGAAAAGAGGAGGCCCATGAGGGTAACCGAGATAGTGAACGAGCTCGGGATAAGCGAGCGCTCGGTCAGGGAGCACGTGCTGAGCCTCTACCGGAAGGGCATCCTGAGGCGCGAGCTCGTCCAGCAAGGCTGGCTCGGATACACCTACAGCGCCGTCTCCCCAGGTGAGCTCCTGGAGCACATAAAGGCCACCATACTGAAAAGGATAAACGAGCTGGAGGAAGAGCTCAGGGGCTCTGGGAGCTGA
- a CDS encoding DUF4910 domain-containing protein → MRRFFDRAKFSRESVLNYVNEIGKFHRIQGSRELVDTVLVVKEFVGELGVEVELHRASYDGRSWHLTLKSPIAWELVEGKARLGEKTLTTGESPLLVMAHSPPGEAEGEVLPILREEDWERAEEKVVLVGRDWREAYRKANEAGAKGFIAYREKGGKAFPYIGLFLTEDDMEWAEIPAIAVPEEVAKELTRKALSGGVRARINVESEVKKREDLPMLLAKVGEPPYILFTAHICHPKPGANDNASGSAMLMELARALSNARSSSRFGFAFLWVPEYHGTQAFVDSLGVDEYYTSINLDMVAGSPDRSGSTLMLVRTPLSRFSMVSGLLEAYLELSNSRGSSFSGSPMPVMPFRAYPYEMGSDHDVLNFFGVPAVMPITWPDRFYHSSEDSVEKLSRETIGIIGRAVLATALALAEGEENELRRFARAYSLKVLGELSMERDTEEAERLVLRGLARDSVYLGINVGHDFREEPWLEWKSRGILNERLIRARNADWRAFKQLTKERKVYTQLHELLMLGEILPRERALMALEEEYGRVEKEKLENLVELLAGAGIVSLSSQSP, encoded by the coding sequence ATGAGGCGGTTCTTTGACCGGGCGAAGTTCAGTAGGGAGAGCGTTCTCAACTACGTCAACGAGATTGGGAAGTTCCATCGGATACAGGGGTCAAGGGAGCTCGTCGATACAGTCCTCGTCGTGAAGGAGTTTGTTGGGGAGCTCGGGGTTGAGGTTGAGCTCCACAGGGCTTCCTACGACGGGAGGAGCTGGCACCTAACCCTTAAATCTCCAATAGCGTGGGAGCTTGTAGAAGGAAAAGCCCGGCTCGGGGAAAAGACGCTGACGACCGGGGAGAGCCCGCTCCTTGTGATGGCCCACTCCCCTCCGGGGGAAGCCGAAGGGGAAGTCCTGCCAATCCTGAGGGAGGAAGACTGGGAGAGGGCAGAGGAGAAGGTTGTCCTCGTCGGGAGAGATTGGAGAGAGGCATACAGGAAAGCCAACGAGGCCGGTGCAAAGGGCTTCATAGCATACAGGGAGAAGGGCGGGAAGGCATTCCCCTACATCGGCCTGTTCCTGACGGAGGATGACATGGAATGGGCCGAAATACCTGCCATCGCCGTCCCCGAGGAGGTCGCGAAGGAGCTAACCAGAAAGGCCCTGAGCGGGGGAGTGAGGGCGAGAATAAACGTCGAGAGCGAGGTGAAGAAGAGAGAAGACCTGCCAATGCTACTCGCCAAGGTCGGGGAGCCCCCTTACATCCTCTTCACGGCCCACATCTGCCACCCGAAGCCCGGGGCCAACGACAACGCTTCCGGAAGCGCGATGCTGATGGAGCTCGCCCGCGCCCTGAGCAATGCCAGAAGTTCATCCCGCTTCGGCTTCGCCTTCCTCTGGGTTCCCGAGTACCACGGAACACAGGCCTTTGTGGATTCCCTCGGGGTTGATGAATACTACACCTCCATAAACCTCGATATGGTCGCCGGAAGCCCCGACCGTTCCGGCTCCACGCTTATGCTTGTCAGAACGCCCCTTTCAAGGTTTTCAATGGTCTCAGGGCTTCTGGAGGCATACCTTGAGTTGTCGAACTCCAGGGGTTCGAGCTTTTCTGGAAGCCCGATGCCGGTAATGCCCTTCAGGGCCTATCCCTACGAGATGGGGAGCGACCACGACGTCCTGAACTTCTTCGGCGTTCCGGCGGTGATGCCCATAACGTGGCCCGACCGCTTCTACCACTCCAGCGAGGACAGCGTTGAGAAGCTCAGCAGGGAAACCATCGGGATCATCGGGCGGGCCGTTCTGGCCACTGCTCTAGCCTTGGCTGAAGGAGAGGAGAACGAACTCAGGAGATTCGCTAGGGCCTACTCCCTGAAAGTTCTCGGGGAGCTGTCAATGGAGCGTGATACGGAGGAGGCCGAGAGGCTCGTTCTCAGAGGTCTCGCCCGGGACTCGGTTTACCTGGGAATCAACGTGGGGCACGACTTTAGGGAAGAACCCTGGCTGGAGTGGAAGTCCAGAGGGATTCTGAACGAGAGGCTCATAAGGGCCAGAAACGCCGACTGGAGGGCCTTCAAACAGCTGACGAAGGAGAGGAAGGTTTACACCCAACTCCACGAGTTGCTCATGCTCGGAGAGATCCTCCCGAGGGAGAGGGCTTTAATGGCACTTGAGGAGGAATACGGCAGAGTTGAGAAAGAAAAGCTTGAGAATCTGGTAGAACTCCTCGCGGGGGCCGGAATAGTCTCGCTCAGCTCCCAGAGCCCCTGA
- a CDS encoding glycosyltransferase family 2 protein: MKVSVIVPTYNERENLPELFERISRALKGYDYEIVIVDDDSPDETWKLAQELSGKYNVRVIRRTKEKGLSSAVIRGFKEASGDVFVVMDADLQHPPEVIPSLLKAIEAGADIAIASRYVPGGRVENWYWYRKLISKGAIMLGRLALPKIRNVRDPVSGFFALRKEVVEGVELNPVGFKILLEILIKGRYEKVAEVPFTFGLRKAGESKLSGRTMFNYLRHLYRLMRWEGELDRLLKFSLVGLSGVLVNEGFLWLFVHLGIDKYIANIPATELAILNNFLWNDLWTFRDLRKRPLPQRLLSFHAAALTGALFQWIIYVVLVWLGMNYLLANLVGIVLSFVVRFLFNRHVTWG, translated from the coding sequence ATGAAGGTAAGCGTCATAGTGCCGACTTACAACGAGCGCGAGAACCTCCCGGAGCTCTTTGAGAGGATTTCGAGGGCACTGAAGGGCTACGATTACGAGATAGTTATTGTAGATGACGATTCACCCGACGAGACTTGGAAGCTGGCCCAAGAACTCTCGGGGAAGTACAACGTCAGAGTGATAAGGAGAACAAAGGAGAAGGGCCTCTCTTCAGCTGTAATAAGGGGCTTCAAAGAGGCCAGTGGAGACGTCTTCGTCGTTATGGACGCCGACCTGCAGCACCCGCCGGAGGTCATCCCGAGCCTGCTGAAGGCGATAGAAGCGGGGGCTGACATTGCAATAGCCAGTCGCTACGTCCCCGGTGGGAGGGTGGAGAACTGGTACTGGTACAGGAAGCTCATCTCGAAGGGCGCAATAATGCTCGGAAGACTGGCCCTGCCGAAGATAAGGAACGTTCGTGATCCGGTGAGCGGTTTCTTCGCCCTCAGGAAGGAGGTTGTCGAGGGGGTTGAGCTGAACCCGGTGGGATTCAAGATACTCCTTGAGATACTCATCAAGGGGCGCTATGAAAAAGTCGCTGAGGTGCCCTTCACCTTCGGTCTCAGAAAAGCCGGCGAGAGCAAGCTGAGCGGGAGAACGATGTTCAACTACCTCAGGCACCTCTACCGGCTGATGCGCTGGGAAGGCGAGCTAGACAGGCTCCTCAAGTTCAGCCTGGTCGGTCTCTCCGGAGTATTGGTTAACGAGGGCTTCCTCTGGCTCTTCGTCCACCTTGGCATCGACAAGTATATAGCCAATATACCCGCCACCGAGCTAGCGATACTCAACAACTTCCTATGGAACGACCTCTGGACGTTCCGTGACCTCAGGAAAAGACCCCTCCCCCAGAGGCTCCTGAGCTTTCACGCAGCTGCCCTCACCGGGGCGCTCTTCCAGTGGATTATCTACGTGGTTCTCGTCTGGCTCGGAATGAACTACCTCCTGGCAAACCTCGTGGGAATAGTGCTGTCCTTCGTAGTCCGCTTTCTCTTCAACAGGCACGTCACGTGGGGGTAA
- a CDS encoding DMT family transporter has protein sequence MPKRHALLAVLLWSTVASAFKLSLRYLTPLQLLFYASLTSLVVFGILHSREFSIRRQNLRSAYLGLLLVLYYTVLFSAYDMLPAQEAQALNYTWPLMLVLLSVPLLGMRPGIRVVTGLFLGFFGAFIVATRGNLRGLDFSNPAGVALALGSAVIWASYWVLNLKDDRPLVEKTFWNFLFGSAYVFLALAFSGGLTLPPLKGLIGAVYVGLFEMGVTFLIWYRAIEDEMEFASNLAYLVPFLSLFFISLAVGERIEASTVFGLCLIVGGILLGKG, from the coding sequence ATGCCCAAAAGGCACGCTCTCCTCGCGGTGCTCCTCTGGTCAACTGTCGCTTCCGCCTTCAAGCTCTCGCTGAGGTATTTGACACCACTCCAGTTGCTATTCTACGCCTCTCTAACTTCCCTCGTAGTCTTTGGAATACTCCACTCCCGCGAGTTCTCTATAAGGAGGCAGAACCTCCGCTCGGCCTACCTCGGCCTTCTCCTTGTTCTCTACTACACCGTCCTCTTCTCGGCCTATGACATGCTTCCTGCTCAGGAGGCGCAGGCCTTGAACTACACCTGGCCTCTGATGCTCGTCCTTCTCTCGGTTCCGCTCCTCGGGATGAGGCCCGGAATAAGGGTGGTTACCGGGCTCTTCCTCGGCTTCTTTGGTGCCTTTATCGTGGCCACGAGGGGAAACCTGAGGGGGCTGGACTTCTCGAATCCAGCCGGGGTTGCCCTAGCCCTCGGGAGCGCGGTGATATGGGCCTCCTACTGGGTGCTGAACCTTAAGGATGATAGACCTCTGGTTGAGAAGACCTTTTGGAACTTCCTCTTCGGCTCCGCCTACGTTTTTCTAGCTTTGGCTTTCTCGGGCGGGCTTACCCTTCCGCCCCTTAAAGGTCTTATCGGAGCGGTTTACGTCGGCCTATTCGAGATGGGCGTTACCTTCCTCATCTGGTACAGAGCTATAGAGGATGAGATGGAGTTCGCCTCGAATTTGGCCTATCTCGTGCCCTTCCTGAGCCTTTTCTTCATCTCGCTGGCGGTGGGGGAGAGGATAGAGGCCTCAACGGTCTTCGGGCTTTGCCTCATCGTGGGAGGAATCCTTCTGGGGAAGGGCTAA
- a CDS encoding ATP-binding protein — protein MLFDPRPKRSIEELFDRREEFEALLSADEPLTLLLGIRRVGKSSLLRATLNEIESGVYIDARKMYFDSGGWITADSLRRELERALNSLGKDFRSILIEAMKTVRGVRVKGIELRFEKSLQISDVLEALNEVGAVIGVDEAQYLRFYGSRGGREFLALLAYAYDNLENLRFILTGSEVGLLHDFLGLDEYESPLYGRSYGEVRLMPFSRSLSVEFLKQGFAEAGVEVPMMDIERAVEVLDGIPGWLVDFGRAYIRERNLKSAIESVLKRAEGFLRGELKELERRSPRYVLILEGIAKGYNRWELLREYLAVKGQEVPKARLAKLLDSLEKMSWIVREWVDGRRRYRIVDPVIERVLKESG, from the coding sequence ATGCTGTTCGACCCGAGGCCTAAGAGGAGCATTGAGGAGTTATTCGATAGGAGAGAAGAGTTTGAGGCACTCTTATCAGCTGATGAGCCCTTAACGCTCCTCCTCGGGATAAGAAGGGTTGGTAAAAGCTCCCTCCTGAGGGCAACGCTCAACGAGATTGAGAGTGGTGTTTACATAGACGCCAGGAAAATGTACTTCGATTCAGGTGGCTGGATAACGGCGGATTCCCTGAGGAGGGAGCTTGAGAGGGCCCTCAACTCCCTGGGCAAGGACTTTAGAAGCATCCTCATCGAGGCCATGAAGACCGTTAGGGGCGTGAGAGTGAAGGGGATTGAGCTCAGGTTCGAGAAATCCCTTCAAATTTCCGACGTCCTTGAGGCCCTTAATGAGGTCGGGGCTGTTATAGGTGTGGACGAGGCCCAATACCTCCGCTTTTACGGTTCCCGCGGGGGACGGGAGTTTTTAGCACTCCTTGCCTATGCCTATGATAACCTTGAGAACCTCAGGTTCATCCTGACGGGTTCGGAGGTCGGTCTCCTCCACGACTTCCTCGGCCTTGACGAGTACGAGAGCCCCCTTTACGGAAGGAGCTACGGGGAAGTAAGGCTGATGCCCTTTTCGAGAAGTCTCTCCGTCGAGTTCCTGAAACAGGGCTTCGCGGAGGCGGGTGTTGAAGTTCCGATGATGGACATTGAAAGAGCAGTTGAAGTCCTTGACGGAATCCCTGGCTGGCTTGTGGACTTTGGGAGGGCTTATATCAGGGAGAGGAACCTTAAATCCGCGATTGAGAGCGTCTTAAAGAGGGCCGAAGGCTTCCTCAGGGGAGAGCTCAAAGAACTTGAAAGGAGAAGTCCCCGCTACGTCCTGATCCTTGAGGGCATCGCAAAAGGCTACAACCGCTGGGAGCTCCTCAGGGAGTATTTAGCCGTAAAGGGGCAGGAAGTCCCAAAGGCGAGGCTTGCAAAACTCCTGGACAGCCTGGAAAAGATGAGCTGGATAGTTAGGGAATGGGTGGATGGCAGGAGGAGGTACCGCATAGTTGACCCGGTCATTGAGCGGGTTCTGAAGGAGAGCGGATAG
- the gcvT gene encoding glycine cleavage system aminomethyltransferase GcvT, giving the protein MVKRVHIFDWHKKHAKKVEEFAGWEMPIWYSSIKEEHLAVRNGVGIFDVSHMGEIFFRGKDALEFLQYVTTNDIRKPPAISGTYTLVLNERGAVKDETLVFNLGNDTYMMVCDSDAFEKLDAWFNAIKRGIEKFGEIDLEIENKTYDMAMFSIQGPKARDLAKDLFGIDINDLWWFQAKEVELDGIKMLLSRSGYTGENGFEVYFEDANPYHPDPAKRSEPEKALHVWKTILEAGEKYGIKPAGLGARDTLRLEAGYTLYGNETKEKQLLSTDIDEVTPLQANLEFAIFWDKEFIGKEALLKQKERGLPSKMVHFKMVDRGIPREGYKVYANGELIGEVTSGTLSPLLGIGIGIAFVKPEYAKPSVEIEVEIRGKLRKAVTVTPPFYDPKKYGAFREE; this is encoded by the coding sequence ATGGTCAAGAGGGTTCACATCTTCGACTGGCATAAAAAGCACGCGAAGAAGGTTGAGGAGTTCGCGGGCTGGGAGATGCCCATCTGGTATTCAAGCATAAAGGAGGAGCATCTGGCTGTCAGAAACGGCGTCGGAATCTTCGACGTCTCCCACATGGGGGAAATCTTCTTCCGCGGTAAAGACGCCTTGGAGTTCCTCCAGTACGTCACAACCAACGACATAAGGAAGCCTCCCGCAATAAGCGGAACCTACACCCTCGTCCTCAACGAGAGAGGCGCAGTTAAGGACGAGACGCTTGTCTTCAACCTCGGGAACGACACCTACATGATGGTCTGTGACAGCGACGCTTTCGAGAAGCTCGACGCATGGTTCAACGCGATAAAGCGCGGAATAGAGAAGTTCGGCGAGATAGACCTTGAGATAGAGAACAAGACCTACGACATGGCGATGTTTTCAATACAGGGGCCTAAAGCTAGAGACCTCGCCAAAGACCTCTTCGGAATTGACATCAATGACCTCTGGTGGTTCCAGGCGAAGGAGGTCGAGCTCGACGGGATAAAGATGCTCCTCTCGAGGAGCGGCTACACGGGCGAGAACGGCTTCGAGGTCTACTTCGAGGACGCCAACCCGTACCACCCGGATCCGGCCAAGAGGAGCGAGCCGGAGAAGGCCCTCCACGTCTGGAAGACCATCCTTGAGGCCGGAGAGAAGTACGGCATAAAGCCCGCTGGACTGGGAGCGAGAGATACCCTCCGCCTTGAGGCCGGCTACACCCTCTACGGAAACGAGACCAAAGAAAAGCAACTCCTCAGCACCGACATCGACGAGGTAACCCCTCTCCAGGCCAACCTTGAGTTCGCAATATTCTGGGACAAGGAGTTCATAGGGAAAGAAGCCCTGCTGAAGCAGAAGGAGAGAGGCCTTCCGAGCAAGATGGTGCACTTCAAGATGGTCGACAGGGGAATTCCGAGGGAAGGGTATAAAGTCTACGCGAACGGCGAGCTCATAGGCGAGGTAACGAGCGGAACCCTCTCACCACTCCTCGGCATAGGGATTGGAATAGCCTTCGTGAAGCCGGAATACGCGAAACCGAGCGTGGAAATCGAGGTCGAGATAAGGGGCAAGCTCAGGAAAGCGGTAACGGTTACTCCTCCCTTCTACGACCCCAAGAAGTACGGCGCCTTCAGGGAGGAGTGA
- a CDS encoding ABC transporter permease, translated as MDREILKIAFRNLHRRKIRTFFTMLGIIIAIASITALVSIAEGFQLSISRTLQSTSNVVIVLPGMGASIWTIGTNTLNESVVDELRKINHVEAVNPVLVKFTVMEYRGWEIPVTVMGIIPRDAQRFYALTGPQLQRGQFIPQGSRFKALLGYSLANGRVQKEGGGYLNWEILPGQTIKIYDENGRAWEFKVSGNFQESGESVIGGFIDTSVFVPLGTLQRMYSEQGQVSFIELWVDDVSFVNQVKEQVQKILPSATVITESQGIEVVVQIETMLNNLLIGIGSIALFVGALGVINTLLTSVMERTREIGTYRALGAKKRFVLEMILLEGMMMTLIGGIIGFGFGVLMAEIVVGLLRAKTPGLPGPVVDARVVAVAFGVTVIVGLLASIYPAKKAAKLNPAEAIRHVE; from the coding sequence GTGGATAGGGAGATACTGAAGATAGCCTTCAGGAACCTCCACAGGAGGAAGATAAGGACATTCTTCACAATGCTCGGCATAATCATCGCGATAGCCTCAATAACGGCCCTCGTTTCGATAGCCGAGGGCTTCCAGCTCTCCATAAGCAGAACCCTGCAGAGCACAAGCAACGTCGTAATAGTCCTTCCGGGCATGGGGGCCTCGATATGGACCATCGGGACGAACACCCTCAACGAGAGCGTCGTTGACGAGCTGAGAAAGATAAACCACGTCGAGGCCGTAAATCCCGTGCTCGTCAAGTTCACGGTGATGGAATACAGGGGCTGGGAGATACCCGTTACCGTTATGGGGATAATCCCTAGGGACGCCCAGAGGTTCTACGCCCTCACCGGGCCACAGCTCCAGAGGGGCCAGTTTATACCGCAGGGTTCCCGCTTCAAAGCCCTCCTTGGCTATTCCCTGGCGAACGGGAGGGTTCAGAAGGAGGGTGGGGGTTATCTGAACTGGGAGATACTCCCGGGCCAGACGATAAAGATATACGACGAGAACGGAAGGGCCTGGGAGTTTAAGGTCTCCGGAAACTTCCAGGAGAGCGGAGAGAGCGTCATAGGAGGCTTCATAGACACCAGCGTCTTCGTCCCCCTGGGAACCCTGCAGAGGATGTACAGCGAGCAGGGGCAGGTAAGCTTCATCGAGCTCTGGGTGGATGATGTCTCCTTTGTGAACCAGGTTAAGGAACAGGTTCAGAAAATCCTCCCGAGTGCCACTGTTATAACCGAGAGCCAGGGCATAGAGGTCGTCGTCCAGATAGAGACGATGCTGAACAACCTCCTCATCGGCATAGGGAGCATAGCACTCTTCGTCGGTGCATTGGGCGTGATAAACACGCTCCTCACATCGGTCATGGAGAGGACGAGGGAGATTGGAACCTACAGGGCCCTTGGGGCCAAGAAGAGGTTCGTCCTTGAGATGATACTCCTTGAGGGCATGATGATGACCCTGATCGGGGGAATCATAGGCTTTGGGTTCGGCGTTCTGATGGCGGAGATAGTCGTTGGACTGTTAAGGGCAAAGACTCCCGGACTCCCGGGCCCGGTCGTCGACGCAAGAGTAGTCGCTGTCGCCTTCGGGGTCACCGTGATAGTGGGCCTCCTCGCCAGCATTTATCCGGCCAAGAAGGCAGCGAAGCTGAACCCGGCAGAGGCCATAAGGCACGTGGAGTGA